A portion of the Kazachstania africana CBS 2517 chromosome 2, complete genome genome contains these proteins:
- the PSO2 gene encoding DNA cross-link repair protein PSO2 (similar to Saccharomyces cerevisiae PSO2 (YMR137C); ancestral locus Anc_2.394) gives MPRKSIVELKSRDIRLKDTKRKIGKSKQRRLFEYDIPTTSNLKIQERNGFKLKVNSEEDPIILQEEKNEDSDGECAHPMSGKFQSIFCPICNLDISKLELFERETHCENCLESNEASTNVSKHYIEERRYTAVDEITFPSSIESIKSDGVHETVILNEEDLLVTLSDDNEEGLPFHLADDMEKIPTGPFLEQEDDPIIIDIASEEEEVKKTIKHTIKGNHTKIRKTFTEKLVKKRSSHFTVNKSSKRSTRKQAPLPSVKILSFINGFKVVVDGFNYEANSQINDYFLSHFHSDHYIGLKKSWDKADKIYCSPITSKLLQFKFKISADRIVSIPNREKHWITSNISVTPFDANHCPGAQVFLFQEWATKDSLKPMKQILHTGDFRSNSHLINEIHDFLKVSRNLTIDEVYLDTTYLSQNNNFPSQSEIVTKTTSYVIDFLQKRNKRHNILLGKPKKKIILVGSYSIGKEKLAISISRNLKCKMVVYNSELRSVYINDLLKDMKENSDSETEVHLVPIRMIKDEDSILKYLKDIIQLKWIEVELIGLIPTGWTMANSWWGMKYHKLPLENKFKISSNIEELSLDDDWYKKQVDTYKKFQIFNVPYSEHSSFTELVNFGTTDKFKWGKIIPTVNLHSLERITDMDEWFKVWKKINTDRTKGIYDCL, from the coding sequence ATGCCAAGAAAGTCTATAGTTGAACTAAAGTCTCGCGATATAAGACTGAAAGatacaaaaagaaaaatcgGTAAGAGCAAGCAGAGaagattatttgaatatgatATACCTACaacatcaaatttaaaaatacaGGAAAGAAATGGTTTTAAACTTAAAGTAAATAGTGAAGAAGATCCTATAATACTacaagaagagaaaaatgaggACAGTGATGGAGAATGCGCGCATCCAATGTCAGGAAAGTTTCAAAGTATCTTTTGCCCAATTTGCAATTTAGATATATCTAAACTggaattatttgaaaggGAGACTCATTGTGAAAATTGCCTCGAGTCAAATGAAGCTTCCACAAATGTTTCAAAGCATTATATCGAAGAAAGAAGGTATACTGCTGTTGATGAGATTACTTTTCCTTCGAGTATTGAAAGCATAAAAAGTGACGGGGTTCATGAAACTGTGATTcttaatgaagaagatctTCTGGTTACTTTATCTGATGACAACGAGGAAGGTTTACCATTTCATCTTGCGGATGACATGGAAAAGATACCAACGGGACCTTTTTTGGAACAAGAGGATGATCCTATTATCATTGACATAGCtagtgaagaagaagaggtaaaaaaaacaataaaGCATACAATTAAGGGTAATCATACCAAGATACGAAAAACATTCACTGAAAAATTGGTCAAGAAAAGGTCTTCTCATTTTACCGTTAACAAAAGCTCTAAGAGATCTACAAGAAAACAGGCACCCCTTCCGAGTGTTAAAATATTAAGTTTCATAAATGGGTTCAAAGTGGTAGTTGACGGATTCAATTACGAGGCAAATTCACAGATAAATGATTATTTTCTGTCACACTTCCATTCAGATCATTATATAggtttgaaaaaatcatgGGATAAAGCtgacaaaatttattgttCGCCAATTACATCCAAATTATtacaattcaaattcaagattTCTGCAGATAGAATAGTTTCCATACCCAACAGAGAAAAACACTGGATAACCTCTAACATTTCAGTTACACCTTTTGATGCAAATCATTGCCCTGGTGCCCAagtatttcttttccaGGAGTGGGCTACCAAGGATTCATTAAAACCAATGAAACAGATATTACATACTGGTGACTTCAGAAGTAATTCTCACttaattaatgaaatacatgattttttgaaagtttcgCGGAATTTAACGATAGATGAAGTTTATTTGGACACAACTTATCTATCACAAAACAATAATTTTCCATCACAATCTGAAATAGTTACAAAGACAACATCCTATGTTATAGATTTTTTACAGAAACGCAACAAGAGGCATAACATTTTGTTGGGGAagccaaagaaaaaaattatattggTTGGATCGTATTCGATTGGTAAAGAGAAATTAGCAATTTCAATCTCCCGAAATTTAAAATGTAAAATGGTAGTTTATAACAGTGAACTAAGATCTGTTTACATAAATGATCTTCTAAAAGACATGAAAGAGAATAGTGACTCTGAAACTGAAGTTCATTTAGTACCCATTAGAATGATAAAGGATGAGGATTCAATCcttaaatatttgaaagacATCATACAATTGAAATGGATAGAAGTAGAATTAATAGGATTAATACCCACTGGATGGACTATGGCTAATTCATGGTGGGGGATGAAGTATCACAAATTACCtttggaaaataaattcaaaatttcatccaATATAGAGGAATTGTCACTTGATGATGATTGGTATAAGAAACAGGTTGATActtataaaaaatttcaaatatttaacGTTCCTTATTCAGAGCATTCAAGTTTTACTGAATTGGTTAACTTTGGTACCACTGATAAATTTAAGTGGGGCAAAATTATACCTACTGTAAATTTACATAGTTTAGAGAGGATAACTGATATGGATGAATGGTTTAAAGTATGGAAGAAGATCAATACTGATAGAACAAAAGGAATATATGATtgtctttga
- the KAFR0B05090 gene encoding ribosomal protein P1 (similar to Saccharomyces cerevisiae RPP1A (YDL081C); ancestral locus Anc_2.388) produces MSTESALSYAALILADSEVEISSEKLLALTNAANIPIEGIWADIFAKALEGQDLKALLVNFSAGAAAPAAAGAAAGASGAAAGEAAEEKEEEAKEESDDDMGFGLFD; encoded by the coding sequence ATGTCTACTGAATCTGCTTTATCTTACGCTGCTTTAATCTTAGCTGACTCTGAAGTCGAAATCTCTTCTGAAAAGTTATTAGCTTTAACTAACGCTGCTAACATCCCAATTGAGGGTATCTGGGCTGATATCTTCGCCAAGGCTTTAGAAGGTCAAGACTTAAAGGCTTTATTAGTCAACTTCTCTGCCGGTGCTGCTGCTCCAGCTGCTGCTGGTGCCGCTGCTGGTGCTTCTGGTGCTGCTGCCGGTGAAGctgctgaagaaaaggaagaagaagccaAGGAAGAATCCGACGATGACATGGGTTTCGGTTTATTcgattaa
- the RPL13B gene encoding 60S ribosomal protein eL13 (similar to Saccharomyces cerevisiae RPL13A (YDL082W) and RPL13B (YMR142C); ancestral locus Anc_2.387) → MAISKNLPLLKNHFRKHWQERVKVHFDQAGKKVSRRSARAAKAAKIAPRPLDLLRPVVRAPTVKYNRKVRAGRGFTLAEVKAAGLTAAYARTIGIAVDHRRQNRNQETFELNVERLKEYLARIIVFPRNGKAVEAEQVLSTAATFPIAQPSTDVETRAVEDNGESAFRTLRMARSEKRFKGIREKRAREKAEAEARKEEISNLTSEYQSLLIFVPFTSFIFINILYQ, encoded by the exons ATGG CTATTTCCAAGAATTTACCACTTTTGAAGAACCACTTCAGAAAGCACTGGCAAGAACGCGTCAAGGTTCACTTTGACCAAGCCGGTAAGAAGGTTTCTAGAAGAAGTGCCAGAGCTGCTAAGGCTGCCAAGATCGCTCCAAGACCTTTGGATTTACTAAGACCAGTTGTTAGAGCCCCAACTGTCAAATACAACAGAAAAGTTAGAGCTGGTAGAGGTTTTACTTTAGCCGAAGTTAAGGCTGCTGGTTTGACCGCTGCTTACGCTAGAACTATCGGTATTGCCGTTGACCACAGAAGACAAAACAGAAACCAAGAAACTTTCGAATTAAACGTTGAAAGATTAAAGGAATACTTAGCTAGAATCATTGTCTTCCCAAGAAACGGTAAGGCCGTTGAAGCTGAACAAGTTTTATCTACTGCTGCCACTTTCCCAATTGCTCAACCATCTACTGATGTTGAAACTAGAGCAGTTGAAGACAACGGTGAATCTGCTTTCAGAACTTTAAGAATGGCTAGATCTGAAAAGAGATTCAAGGGTATCAGAGAAAAGAGAGCCAGAGAAAAGGCTGAAGCTGAAGctagaaaagaagaaataagCAATCTTACCTCTGAATATCAAAGTTTACTCATTTTTGTTCCTTTCACATCCTTCATCTTTATAAACATTCtatatcaataa
- the SIP5 gene encoding Sip5p (similar to Saccharomyces cerevisiae SIP5 (YMR140W); ancestral locus Anc_2.389), with translation MGNVPAKAEQDEEYANQTRSRRRTISNANSFASSGTARTRSKRTTSLVDSVLNNTNSARSRGNSTSENPYRRRSPKEREAFKEKRAQDLVVRFNETVDGGYLSPFGCYTLDKLDYDIDIVKTLIIERKLAPFYIPLQDFNQTWSDDEIVKIVDGLPLHSSNNVEIPDELEDLSIGDLSNPNFDYLIDKKLSKKDQSRQRSKIFKARLYQKRIIWQETENEVFLEKKLEEQLNKYLPNDALKLNLYKNGTECPICFLYFPKPMNYSKCCQQPICTECFVQIKRSAPHFPHDENVEDVDDVDKDPNLLISEPSNCPYCATPDFAVIYNQPNDRKVGINGILPSQYTLDNKVSTDTVTEPFVITSDFIRPDWKIKLNKDRLKLQRRSANATAIHLSNQLVDPSHNSATNTRTELEDRLVEEAIKLSLEEDNAKSENK, from the coding sequence ATGGGGAACGTTCCAGCAAAGGCCGAACAAGACGAAGAGTATGCAAATCAAACGAGATCAAGAAGACGAACTATTTCAAATGCTAATTCTTTTGCCAGTAGTGGTACCGCCAGAACTAGATCCAAACGTACCACCTCCTTGGTTGACTCAGTGCTAAATAATACGAATAGTGCGAGATCAAGAGGAAATTCAACTTCTGAGAATCCttatagaagaagaagtccCAAGGAGAGAGAAGctttcaaagagaaaagagCCCAGGATTTAGTAGTGAGATTCAATGAAACGGTGGATGGTGGTTACCTATCTCCGTTTGGTTGCTATACATTAGACAAGTTAGATTAcgatattgatattgtcAAGACATTGATTATCGAAAGAAAATTAGCACCATTCTATATCCCATTGCAAGATTTTAATCAAACTTGGTCAGACGACGAAATTGTCAAAATAGTGGACGGACTACCATTACATTCGTCCAACAATGTAGAAATTCCagatgaattagaagatcTTTCGATTGGTGATTTAAGTAATCCAAATTTTGACTATTTAATCGATAAAAAATTGTCCAAGAAAGATCAAAGTCGTCAAAGATCAAAGATCTTTAAAGCCAGATTGTACCAGAAGAGAATTATATGGCAAGAAACAGAAAACGAAGTTTtcttagaaaaaaaattagaagagcaattgaataaatatttaccaAATGATGCTTTGAAACTAAATTTGTATAAAAATGGAACAGAATGTCCAATTTGTTTTCTATATTTCCCTAAACCaatgaattattcaaaatgttGCCAACAGCCAATCTGTACAGAGTGTTTCGtacaaataaaaagatCAGCGCCTCATTTCCCacatgatgaaaatgttgaAGATGTTGATGATGTGGATAAAGatccaaatttattaatatcTGAACCGTCAAATTGCCCGTATTGTGCGACCCCTGATTTTGCAGTTATTTATAACCAACCAAATGATAGAAAAGTAGGCATCAATGGCATATTACCCTCACAATATACCTTGGATAATAAAGTGTCCACTGACACCGTTACAGAGCCATTTGTGATTACGTCCGACTTTATACGTCCTGATTGGAAAATTAAGCTAAATAAAGATAGATTAAAGCTACAGAGAAGATCAGCAAATGCCACAGCCATACATTTAAGTAATCAGCTAGTTGATCCCTCGCATAACTCTGCCACAAATACTCGGACTGAATTGGAAGATCGTCTGGTTGAGGAAGCCATCAAATTAAGTCTGGAAGAAGACAATGCGAAAAGTGAGAATAAATGA
- the RPS16A gene encoding 40S ribosomal protein uS9 (similar to Saccharomyces cerevisiae RPS16B (YDL083C) and RPS16A (YMR143W); ancestral locus Anc_2.386): MSTVPSVQTFGKKKSATAVAHVKAGKGLIKVNGSPITLVEPEILRFKVYEPLLLVGLDKFANIDIRVRVTGGGHVSQVYAIRQAIAKGLVAYHQKYVDEQSKNELKKAFTSYDRTLLIADARRPEPKKFGGRGARARFQKSYR, translated from the exons ATGTCTACTGTCCCAAGTGTTCAA ACTTTTGGTAAGAAGAAGTCAGCTACTGCTGTTGCTCACGTTAAAGCCGGTAAAGGTTTAATCAAGGTTAACGGTTCTCCAATCACTTTAGTTGAACCAGAAATCTTAAGATTCAAGGTTTACGaaccattattattagttgGTTTAGATAAATTCGCTAACATCGACATCAGAGTCAGAGTCACTGGTGGTGGTCACGTTTCTCAAGTTTACGCTATCAGACAAGCCATTGCTAAGGGTTTAGTTGCTTATCACCAAAAATACGTTGATGAACAATCTAAGAACGAACTAAAGAAGGCTTTCACTTCTTACGACAGAACCTTATTAATTGCCGATGCTAGAAGACCAGAACCAAAGAAATTCGGTGGTAGAGGTGCTCGTGCTAGATTCCAAAAGTCTTACCGTtaa
- the KAFR0B05050 gene encoding uncharacterized protein yields the protein MVMKVVNNSLKFSRQIRKNGASFLLGGCRLSGIAIINACKCKVLQCFFISLNCVGQRDFLRQIFERPNSEIFAGLMRERESAMLTAAFDWRIINMRWSNSKTNVRGLYQSNMSKPICCSLEKRRPSNTVLSNNITHHTHRQMASKQDEVPQM from the coding sequence ATGGTAATGAAAGTGGTGAATAATTCACTCAAATTCTCGCGACAAATCCGAAAAAACGGAGCAAGTTTTCTTTTGGGGGGGTGTCGATTGTCTGGTATTGCTATTATTAACGCATGTAAATGTAAAGTTTTGCAGTGTTTTTTCATTAGCCTCAACTGTGTTGGACAACGTGATTTCCTGCGTCAAATCTTCGAGAGGCCGAACTCCGAAATTTTTGCGGGTTTAATGAGAGAGAGAGAATCGGCCATGTTAACTGCTGCATTTGATTGGCGGATAATCAATATGCGATGGAGTAACTCAAAAACAAACGTACGTGGGCTGTATCAGAGTAATATGAGCAAGCCCATATGCTGTTCGTTGGAAAAGCGTCGGCCAAGCAATACAGTATTATCTAATAATATAACTCACCACACGCACCGGCAGATGGCCTCCAAACAAGATGAAGTGCCTCAGATGTGA
- the CIN4 gene encoding Arf family GTPase CIN4 (similar to Saccharomyces cerevisiae CIN4 (YMR138W); ancestral locus Anc_2.393), with protein MGLLSIIKKQKLKDKEIRCLILGLDNSGKSTVVNKLLPDNEKDDNITPTMGFQIKTIEIDSMYNVSIWDIGGQTTLRPFWDNYFDKTDVLIWCIDITSNLRFTESLNELKDLIQRDEGRIGYDCHVIILMNKIDLLNNDQAMIGKHSEKIKNCILRDLQLTDNEETTETEKMRKKKVRFH; from the coding sequence ATGGGACTATTGAGCATAATAAAGAAGCAGAAGCTGaaagacaaagaaataCGTTGCTTGATTCTGGGGCTTGACAATTCCGGGAAGTCTACGGTGGTGAATAAACTACTTCCAGACAATGAAAAGGACGACAATATTACACCTACTATGGGATTCCAGATAAAAACTATCGAGATTGATTCAATGTACAATGTGTCTATATGGGATATCGGGGGTCAGACGACTCTGCGACCTTTTTGGGATAACTATTTTGACAAGACTGATGTGCTGATTTGGTGTATTGATATCACATCTAACCTTAGGTTTACAGAgtcattaaatgaattgaaagatttgatCCAGAGGGACGAAGGTAGAATCGGCTACGACTGCCATGTAATTATCTTGATGAATAAGATCGATTTACTAAATAACGATCAGGCAATGATTGGCAAACACAGcgagaaaataaagaactGTATCCTCAGGGATCTACAACTGACTGATAATGAAGAGACTACTGAGACTGAGAagatgagaaaaaaaaaagtacgatttcattga
- the NDE1 gene encoding NADH-ubiquinone reductase (H(+)-translocating) NDE1 (similar to Saccharomyces cerevisiae NDE2 (YDL085W) and NDE1 (YMR145C); ancestral locus Anc_2.382), which produces MFNLTFRRYLITNKAPLLNANRRLSAPRSSIPGLSSRWLSTGMTQTAREPFYRRTTKSIFRFTLLSTLAIGSYLTYEIYRESNPRKQAPQSLNLANGQKRKTLIILGSGWGSVSLLKNLDTSLYNVILISPRNYFLFTPLLPSTPVGTIELKSIIEPVRTMIKRCKGEVKYFENSVQDIDPISKNITLNDGKIIDYDYLVVGVGSKPTTFNIPGVIENSSFLKEISDAKEIKSKIFKNIELASALENGDPLRKKLLSFVVVGGGPTGVEFAAELSDYIQQDINKWQPELQNDISITLVEAAPNILPSFNKELIQYAEELLSSKGKIQLKLNTIVKEVDSNYLKGLIKEQNSDHMEHIPYGVLVWATGNAPRDICQSLMSKLKQQDSRRGLLINDKLQLLGAEDSIFAIGDCTFHPGLFPTAQVASQEGKYLANIFKRLHKIERLAFEKKIRKIEIPDFKYKYKGALAYIGQDKAIADVVTFGKTYPSAGSLTFYFWKSAYLTMLSSFRNKILVALDWTKVSMFGRNSSE; this is translated from the coding sequence ATGTTCAATTTAACATTTCGTAGATATCTTATTACAAATAAGGCACCTCTATTGAATGCAAATCGAAGATTGTCAGCCCCTAGGTCATCGATCCCCGGACTGTCTTCGAGATGGTTATCAACCGGTATGACGCAAACTGCAAGAGAGCCTTTCTATAGAAGAACTACTAAGTCCATATTCAGATTCACTCTTCTTTCAACATTAGCTATAGGTAGCTACTTAACCTACGAAATTTATAGAGAGTCGAACCCGAGAAAACAAGCGCCACAATCATTGAACTTGGCAAACGGCCAAAAACGTAAGACTTTAATCATTTTGGGATCAGGTTGGGGATCTGTAtcattgttgaaaaatttagataCGTCTCTATATAATGTCATCCTGATCTCCCCAAGAAATTACTTCCTATTCACGCCATTGTTACCTTCCACTCCAGTAGGTACcattgaattgaaatctaTCATCGAACCGGTTAGAACAATGATCAAAAGATGTAAAGGTGAggtcaaatattttgaaaattctgtACAAGATATTGATCCAATCTCTAAAAATATAACTTTAAATGATGGGAAAATAATAGATTATGATTATTTAGTCGTCGGTGTCGGTTCAAAACCAACTACTTTCAATATCCCAGGTGTCATTGAAAACTCTTcctttttgaaagaaatttctgatgcaaaagaaattaaatcaaagatttttaaaaatattgaattggCAAGTGCTCTAGAGAATGGTGATCCATTgaggaaaaaattgttaagCTTTGTAGTAGTAGGCGGTGGCCCTACTGGTGTGGAATTTGCCGCGGAGCTGAGTGACTATATTCAGCAGGATATCAACAAATGGCAGCcagaattacaaaatgacATCTCGATTACTTTAGTAGAAGCTGctccaaatattttgccCAGCTTCaataaagaattaattCAATATGCTGAAGAATTGTTAAGCAGTAAGGGCAAAATTCAGCTGAAGTTAAATACTATAGTTAAGGAAGTCGActcaaattatttgaaaggTTTAATCAAAGAGCAGAATAGTGATCATATGGAGCACATTCCATATGGGGTGCTAGTTTGGGCAACGGGGAACGCCCCAAGAGATATTTGTCAATCATTGATGTCCAAATTGAAACAACAGGATTCTAGGCGTGGTCTCTtaataaatgataaattgCAATTATTAGGAGCAGAAGATTCAATATTTGCCATAGGTGATTGTACATTCCATCCAGGTCTTTTCCCAACTGCACAAGTAGCATCGCAGGAAGGTAAATATTTAgcaaatattttcaagagACTGCATAAGATCGAAAGATTagcatttgaaaagaaaatcagaaaaattgaaattccagatttcaaatacaaatataaagGTGCTTTAGCTTATATCGGTCAGGATAAAGCGATTGCGGATGTTGTGACCTTTGGTAAGACTTATCCTTCTGCGGGTTCATTGACTTTCTATTTTTGGAAATCCGCATACTTGACAATGCTATCGTCATTTAGAAACAAGATATTGGTGGCATTAGATTGGACAAAAGTGTCAATGTTTGGTAGAAACTCATCAGAGTAA
- the GAT2 gene encoding Gat2p (similar to Saccharomyces cerevisiae GAT2 (YMR136W); ancestral locus Anc_2.395) codes for MKFYAYQPQVAPAPNTTTTQEEQQQNTTKNNTNTTAFINPNKPRLPSIHSMLNPSFGNESDHTNNINPTNDPIYNTPNSTFNTGTFLPASASLSSALSSSSSSSSSSASSASYNSSTWSSGCNYYATPNRNSDQSSDLTIQQNTSGNNDVLNLIQRYNSLIHELNYIKSNDYVTTPSSLNDMYIHAQRLHQQIQSTIELNNNNSNASSNIGHEGQTNNSTVNAITSSYPYSTVDTTNNKLQQTPPHLIQRMNDDSKHFLPHCLIPTTHNNANYHYYYSPTSPTNTAQSHFFNLPPPPPPPPQHHHIPQQYLPNVHSLPCQPLDQPQAKQLTPTVSHQNNNNNIIVQALNDTFKTRRIYTRKGRKFKQIKSNSNDLTSTANSLAEKLSSQQSNLNTRYNNDKTKCLHCDEIDTPEWRRGPYGNRTLCNACGLFYRKLVKKFGNKNANLLMRFNKLINPEDRRIPLEFFVPGEVVKSLDSDPTLDSDYFTKIESP; via the coding sequence atgaaattttatgCGTATCAACCACAAGTTGCTCCTGCACCGAATACAACCACCACCCAGGAAGAGCAACAACAGAATACAACTAAAAATAATACCAACACTACTGCTTTTATTAACCCCAATAAGCCAAGATTACCATCAATACACTCAATGCTAAATCCTTCTTTCGGTAACGAATCTGATCATACTAATAACATCAACCCCACAAATGATCCAATTTACAACACTCCAAATTCTACTTTCAACACAGGAACTTTTTTACCTGCCTCTgcatcattatcatcagcattatcatcatcatcatcatcgtcgtcatcatcaGCATCTTCCGCGTCATACAATTCTTCTACGTGGTCTTCTGGCTGTAATTATTATGCGACCCCGAATAGAAATTCCGACCAATCTTCCGATTTAACAATACAACAAAATACGTCCGGTAATAATGACGTACTAAACTTAATTCAAAGATACAATAGTTTGATCCATGAACTAAACTATATTAAAAGTAATGATTACGTCACAACTCCAAGTAGTTTAAATGACATGTACATCCATGCACAAAGATTGcatcaacaaattcaatCCACTATAGAActcaataataacaatagcAACGCCAGTAGTAATATTGGACATGAGGGGCAAACAAATAATTCAACTGTCAACGCAATTACTTCATCATATCCATATTCTACTGTAGATACTACCAATAACAAGTTACAACAAACCCCACCTCATCTTATTCAACGTATGAATGATGATTCAAAACATTTTTTACCTCACTGCTTAATCCCAACTACTCATAATAACGCAAACTACCATTACTATTATTCACCAACCTCTCCTACTAATACTGCTCAGTctcatttcttcaatttacCTCCTCCTCCGCCACCTCCTCCACAACATCACCATATACCACAGCAGTATTTGCCAAATGTGCACTCCTTACCATGTCAGCCCCTAGATCAACCTCAAGCGAAACAGCTCACCCCAACAGTATCACATCAaaataacaacaataaCATTATCGTTCAAGCATTGAATGATACTTTTAAgacaagaagaatttacACAAGAAAAGGCAGAAAGTTTAAGCAAATTAAATCAAACTCAAATGATTTAACTTCAACTGCCAATTCTCTCGCTGAAAAACTGTCTTCTCAACAATCTAACCTTAATACTAGATACAATAATGACAAGACAAAATGTTTACACtgtgatgaaattgatactCCCGAATGGAGAAGGGGACCTTACGGTAACAGAACTTTATGCAATGCATGCGGACTATTTTATAGAAAATTAGTTAAAAAATTCGGTAACAAGAATGCAAACCTTTTAATGAGATTCAACAAGTTAATCAACCCTGAAGATCGCAGAATTCCATTGGAATTTTTCGTTCCAGGAGAAGTCGTTAAGTCTTTAGATAGCGATCCAACGTTGGACTCTGActattttacaaaaattgaatcacCTTAA